The sequence atgaATCCTTCCTTATATAAGAGTTCTAATAAAATTGTAGTAAATCCATACATGAAAcaatactcagcaataaaaaagaacacattATTGATTCACACAAAAGTGTGAATGGGCCTCAGTAGAATGATCTGAGGTGAAAAAAGCCCATCACAAAagattgttgctagctgccaccGAGTAgactccaacacatggcaacctcatggaaaacaaaacaaaatgttgcctagccCTATgctatcctcacgatcattggtatgtttgagtccatttctgCGGcaactatgtcagtccatctcatggagggcttcCCTCATTCTCATTGGCCATTTTtgtcaccaaatatgatgttctcTTCCAGCAACTGATGTTTctggataacatgttcaaagcaagaAAGTGGACAATGTTCTCTGGAGACAACAAAATATCTaccattaaagaatttttttggggggggtgcctttgagtcaattgcaacacattgcaacctataagacagagaagaactaccctatAGCGTtgtctagcctgtaatctttatgggtgcagatggccaggtcttttttgcTCATAATGGCTTGATGGTTcacactgccaacatttcagttaacgATGGGTGTTTGTACCTTGCACGAAAAGAGTGCCTTCCATTAAAGAAAAGACAAGTGAAATATATACGTAGATATAAACcttaaccaaacttgttgccaaccagttgatgctgactcatagtgaccctataggagagagtagaactgccctatagagtttccaaggagcacctggtggatttgaactcccgaccttttggttagcagccatagcacttaaccactacgccaccagggtttccatatatgtatagagagagagagaaagagaaatataataaaggaaaataaaacaaacaagcaaaaaacctaAACTGACAGGTGATGTCAATTGAATATAAAATGAGAAGCAAGGGTAACATTTCTGTTCCTGAGGTcaacaagaaagcaaaacaaaacaaagaaacaaaaaaaccctgaacaATAGCAGtagcagcaacaataacaacagcaaacagGGAAGTGATACTCACATATGCACAATGCATTATTTTATTCTATCtaagtattttaaataatgtaataaaaaagCATACAAGCACTTCATTTTGTCATCCATTTGAAGAGACCACTGTAGAAATGGGAAATATTGATAGCCCTGACTTATAGATACAATATTTTATTCCAAATCCCTGTGTGGTTAAAATGGTACATTAGCAAAAAGTAAAATGTAAGGATGTATGAAATAGATAAATACAAATATGCATAAACACTATAGGAAAAAAAACTTGCTCACTGGTGAAAACAAGTCATCCTGGACATTTAACAGACAACTCCCAGGTATTTTGTTAAGCTTTCAAATGCTTTAGGGACAATCAACAAATTGCTTGGCATATCCTAAGGGAATATCGCCAAGGATGAAAAACAATCCATAAATGTTTCTCACTATGCCATGTTAAGCAACACATGTGGGAGTCAAGACAGAGGCTTCATTGCAGGTAAGAAGATAAGACAGTTTCCAAGTTTTACCAATAACCAGAATGTTTCAGTGACATTTGCAGGATCCCACCCTTATTCAATggcaaccaaaaccaaagccaccgAATTGATacagacttatagtgaccctgtaggacagagtagagctgtctcatagggtttccaaggagcacttcgtggatttgaacagctgaccttttagcagccatagcttttacctactatgccaccaggctttccattcAATGGCCAAGTCATTGCAAAATTATAGGATTTCTGATTCAGTTCTGTGTGCATTCTACTCTTCAATAGTTCTTGAAACTAGGgtctctccctcctctttttcttcatattattttttcaaatattctcaaTTTGTTTCGGAGGTTATATGCTTATAAGCATCTTTGAAACATTATTATTATGtggctaaataatattttcactttatataaataattaaatgaataaaacacaaCAGACAAGGAAACCAGTTGGAATCAGTTCTGGCACATAccggcccatgtgtgtcagagaactgggCCCCACAGAGTTGTCAATGGCCACGACCTTTCAGAACtagatctttctttcttccaaggcatctctgagtgaaccctgttttcttctgttgttggtGGAGTTTCTGTGATCAgtactgactccatggcacctaacaacaacagctattaaGATTACTGGGGATCATTAAATATTGTAATGAATCACAGATTATTTTAAATAACTGCAATAATATTTAACTTGCATATCAACCTGTTCAGTtagtattctctctctctctttctcaatctGTCTGTCATTTTCAGGAGCCCCTTCAAGGAAAACCGATTTAAGTGGAtttgacaaatttattttctttggaatagatagGTATCACTGAGTTGTGTGGTGTTCCTTTTGGTGTGTATGATTACTATAGTGGGAAGCTCTTGGATGTTTACATTAACCAGAACCATACCTAATCTATCGCATATTTTCAACTGATTCTTTCACATCTTAGTCTGTGTGAATGCCACAACCTACAATTCCATGGTGTTCAACCTTTGCAACTGCATGTGGTACTTCTGCCTCTCTCCATAGTATCATCTGGGAATGTTTTTCCCAGGCATGTAatgaagcactcaataaataaatgcatCACTCAAATGTTAGCTTAAGAAAgaggttttaatttattttaaaaaaagaagggggggaaaaaaaaaaaagaaaaagtccagtAGTGGGGCCTGATGGCTCTCATCAATTCAGTAGCTCAGCAAAATCAAAGTTAATATATTTACCAATTCCTTGACCTTAAATTAAATTCCCCCAGAATTGAAGCACACACGTCAACAAAGTTCAGGAAGCAGAAGACAATGGGGAATAAATTTTATCCTCACTGCCCTCCTTTTTTAAGGAAGTAACATCAAtcctatatttattttttttaaaaggtggcTGAGCTTCTCAAGGCAGGAGCTCACAAATCCTGTGGACCTGCCCCTTTGTCCAGTCACTGGCCTAAAGCGTTCACTGACTTGCAGTGCCCTTcatcctgcctagacctgtgtgggccaattcaaTACCACATGCCCTTATTAGCATAAAAAGCAGGGCATATTCCTGAAGCCAGATTTCAACTGCAGGAGCCAAAggggagctgcagatttgtgatatttgacaccatTCTGCCTCTTAAGCAGGGACCTCATCCACCCACACAAGGGGTCTGAGGGCTGGCtgctccacccactccatctagccacccatgacaggcatATGAAAAcaagtggtgcctcctagtccctccagccaacagcactgaATTCCCAAGAACAGGCTGCAATACCCCTGCCCCCCCCCGCCACTGCCCACATTGACATATGCCTATACCTACACCTACGTCTTTTTCTATATCTATACCTACATCTACATttacatctatatctatatcagtTCTCAACTTCTTCCTTAGTGATATTTTGGGCTAGAAATTTTATCATCATGTGGAGTTACCCTGTATATAGTAGAATGTTTAGTAACATCCCAGGTTTCCATTAGATACCAGTAGTACTCATCTCCTACTTGTGACATCCAAAGTGTCCCAGGCATTGATAAATGTTCTTTCAGGAGCAGATATTCCCCAAATGATACCTAGttagctttctctttctctccctattctctccctttctgtctccCTGTGCCTCTGTCTTTACGTACCTGTGCTTTATTTGTGGGAGGTGGGTTTGCTTTCAAATATCTACATTGGAAAGTTTGTATTTACCTTATTCATTTAGCATATTGCCTTTGTACACTAAAAATCTACCAGATGATACCACATAAAGCCTAATGACTATGCTGATGTCTCTCCAGAATAGGTTTCCTGATAGACCTAGATGGGcaaacacaatctaacagtgctgaatgaattcattctgacgGGAACCACAGACCGCCCTGAGCTGCAGGTGCCATTGTtcgggctgttcctcatcatctacatgatctcagtggtgggtaacttgggcatcatcatcctcactaAGATGGACTCAGAGCTacaaactcccatgtacttttttctcagacacctggctatcactgatcttggttattcaacagcCGTGGGACCCAAAATGCTAGTAGATTTTGTTGTGGATGAAAATAaaatctcctattatttttgtgctataCAGCTAGCTTTCTTTCTCATGTGCATcattagtgaatttttcattctgTCAACAATGTcttatgatcgctatgtggccatctgtcaccctctgctctacacagtcatcatgtcacaaagGGTGCGTTGGGTGCTGGTGGCAATTCCCTATCTGTACAgcacatttgtttctcttctggtcaccataaagatttttaatttatccttctgtggctacAATATCATCAGTCTTTTCTACTGTGACTGTCTCCCCTTAgtatctttgctctgctcaaacaCACATGAAATTGAATTGATCATTCTCATCACAGCATCTATTGATTTGATTTCATCCCTTCtaatagttcttgtttcttaTCTGCTTCTTTTTGTAGCCATTCTGAGGATAAACTCAGCTGAgggcaggcacaaggccttctccacttgtggatcccacctgactgtggtggtagtgttctatgggactttaatctttatgtatgtgcagcccaagtccagtcattcctttgacggtgataaagtggcttccatattttacgTCCTGGTTAttcccatgttgaatcccttgatttatagtttgaggaacaaagatgtgaaATATGCCCTATGTAACACATGGAAAATATATGCAATATCTTTTCTACAGTTTGACACATCATATGGTTCATATAAATTAAGTCATGGGCTTCAAGTCTCGTCTGTATGCCTCCATAAGTTACAATGAGCACAGATACATCCCACATGTATTGATAAATTTCCTTCTATGTGTCCGTCACTCTTCTAAATGCATTGATGAAGAAAAGAGTAAACAAAAGActaaaaatgttttccttccttGAAGGGAAGAAGTGGACCACAAACAATAATTAGGTAAATTTTATAGTACAGAAGAATGTGTTGGggtcctgttggcacagtggttaaagcgtttggctgctaactgaaaggtcaccagttcgaacccaccagcccttctatgggagaaagctgtggcagttggcttccacaaggatttacagccttgaaaaccttatggggcaattctagggtttttttttttttaggagtcagaatctactggacagcagtgattttttttttttttctttaaagaatgtgttATATATTTGGCTATAAACAAAAGCCtttgtcattgagtagattctgagtcatagcaaccttataggacagggtagagctgttgcatagggtttccaaggaacagctggtggatttgaactgctgaccttttggtcaacagccaagctcttaaccagtacaccaccagggctccaggagaatGTGTTGGGAACTACGAAATCAGGCAAAGAGGTTAGGTATGCTGAGTGGGAGTGGAAAAAAGTACCAGGTACAAAAGAGGAATTACAATGATTCTGGTAATATTTTCCCTATTAGAATAAACTTTGCAGAGCCAGTTCTTGCGTTTTTGTATCTGTGGTTGTGTAAGCCCTTGCCTTTTCATAGTTCCTGAGGGGGTACTGGATTCAGGCCAGGGTGTGAGGAATCTCAGTACAGTGTGATAATTTGAAGTACTTAATTATTTGAATTTGCTCAAATGTCCCCATTCCAGACCTTGGGTAAGTTCCTATTCTTTTCCTATTAAGGCCTTTACTTTCACACGCCAATCTGTCAGCATACCTTGCAATTTAGCAATCCACAGGTTCAGCTCTGCATCTGACTTTGTTTTAATCGACCCATTTTGCCTAGATCTAAGTGGGAAAGAAATTCCAAACCTGGGAGCAACTCCGGATCATCACAAGAAATTGATATTAATTGGTGTATAGATCAGAATGTATACCAATTACGATAAATTTCTTGAGGTCATCCAGAGTTG comes from Elephas maximus indicus isolate mEleMax1 chromosome 7, mEleMax1 primary haplotype, whole genome shotgun sequence and encodes:
- the LOC126080296 gene encoding olfactory receptor 8K3-like; its protein translation is MGKHNLTVLNEFILTGTTDRPELQVPLFGLFLIIYMISVVGNLGIIILTKMDSELQTPMYFFLRHLAITDLGYSTAVGPKMLVDFVVDENKISYYFCAIQLAFFLMCIISEFFILSTMSYDRYVAICHPLLYTVIMSQRVRWVLVAIPYLYSTFVSLLVTIKIFNLSFCGYNIISLFYCDCLPLVSLLCSNTHEIELIILITASIDLISSLLIVLVSYLLLFVAILRINSAEGRHKAFSTCGSHLTVVVVFYGTLIFMYVQPKSSHSFDGDKVASIFYVLVIPMLNPLIYSLRNKDVKYALCNTWKIYAISFLQFDTSYGSYKLSHGLQVSSVCLHKLQ